From one Gadus morhua chromosome 8, gadMor3.0, whole genome shotgun sequence genomic stretch:
- the LOC115548165 gene encoding beta-1,3-galactosyltransferase 2-like: MQWRRRHCCTYMAGLLYLLSLLGVLVFLVHQDWLPGLTGTPWRTGHPMDYDSGGLHSTKAKGNLSSRSSLWRFVIDPQPNFNNVSSLQEDSNASPQDNLVLNRTLNAENASQSAEGGVSGRLTSGPYPYIINEPDKCPEGEAPPFLVLLIATEARQVEARDAIRQTWGNESVTPGIGIARLFLLGANEGQLGHLQQKMLEAESLRHHDIIQQDFLDAYNNLTVKTLMGMNWVALHCRRASYVMKTDSDMFVNTEYLIHKLLRPLLKKRDFFTGNNMRGFAPNRNENSKWYMSQELYPSDKYPTFCSGTGYVFSGDLAGKVYRASLSIQHLHLEDVYVGICLARLGLEPVPPPNEFLFNHWRVSYSSCKYSHLITSHGFHPSELIKYWNHLQINKHHACINSLKEKMGRLHQGRAQ; this comes from the coding sequence ATGCAGTGGAGGCGGCGTCACTGCTGCACTTACATGGCAGGTCTCTTGTATCTACTCTCCCTGCTAGGAGTGCTGGTCTTTCTGGTCCACCAGGACTGGCTGCCGGGGCTGACAGGCACCCCGTGGAGGACAGGCCATCCCATGGACTATGACAGTGGCGGGCTACACTCCACCAAGGCCAAAGGGAACCTCAGCTCCCGAAGCAGCCTGTGGAGATTCGTCATCGATCCACAGCCCAACTTCAACAACGTCAGCTCCCTCCAGGAGGATTCCAACGCCTCACCACAGGACAACCTGGTGCTCAACAGGACACTGAACGCTGAAAATGCCAGCCAGAGCGCAGAGGGAGGCGTGAGCGGCAGGCTCACCTCCGGGCCATACCCCTACATCATCAACGAGCCAGACAAATGCCCAGAGGGGGAAGCTCCACCTTTCCTGGTGTTGCTGATAGCCACAGAGGCTCGCCAGGTGGAGGCCAGGGATGCCATTCGACAGACGTGGGGTAACGAGAGTGTGACCCCCGGAATTGGAATCGCCCGCTTGTTCTTGCTGGGAGCCAACGAAGGGCAGCTGGGACACCTGCAGCAGAAGATGCTGGAAGCGGAAAGCCTTCGGCACCACGACATCATCCAGCAGGACTTCCTGGATGCATACAACAACCTGACGGTGAAGACTCTGATGGGGATGAACTGGGTGGCGCTGCACTGCCGGCGGGCCAGCTACGTCATGAAGACAGACAGTGACATGTTCGTCAACACAGAGTACCTCATCCACAAGCTGCTCAGGCCACTGCTCAAGAAGAGAGACTTCTTTACAGGCAACAACATGAGAGGCTTCGCGCCAAACAGAAACGAGAACAGCAAGTGGTACATGTCGCAGGAGTTGTACCCCAGCGACAAGTACCCCACCTTCTGCTCTGGGACGGGGTACGTGTTCTCTGGAGACTTGGCGGGCAAAGTGTACAGAGCCTCTCTGAGCATCCAGCACCTGCACCTGGAGGACGTGTATGTGGGGATCTGCTTGgccaggttagggttagagccgGTGCCTCCGCCCAACGAGTTCCTGTTCAACCACTGGAGGGTGTCCTACTCTAGCTGCAAGTACAGCCACCTCATCACCTCGCATGGGTTCCATCCTAGCGAACTGATCAAGTACTGGAATCACCTGCAGATCAACAAGCACCATGCCTGCATCAACTCTTTAAAGGAGAAAATGGGAAGGCTGCACCAAGGCAGAGCCCAGTAA